CGGGCGACAGGGGACGGAGCGGAGCCCGAGCTACCACCTGTTTTGCCTCGCGCCCGCCGCAGCGCGATGTGGAGGTCCAGCTGCTCGTCATTGCCCGTCTCCGCATCGCGGATGAGGGCCTCCAGTCGATAGGATCTTCCTCGCTGTAGGATCCGACGCCGTCGCCACTGCTGATGACATTGGGAGGAGATGGGAGGGGAAGCGATGGAGAGCGGAGCGGAGAGCGAGAGAGTGAAGTTAGCGTTAGGTCTGGATGAGAATTTGTAGTGCGGATGAAATGAGgtctgtgaggccatggtgggtcGGGTTGACATGACAGTCGCGTCCAAATaacctcatatatatatatggactGGGTATGAGAGCATGTTCAGCCACAATGAGCAAATTTAtagcataattggtttgatgccaaaatcGGCATGCCAAATATTGGCTAGAGATTGGTTGCTTGCCAATTTTCATTGTCAATCTCACAAAAagttgccaaatgttggcaacttCTGATTTTGtcaaatgttggcttgccaaatgttggtagcaaaccaattatgctcgaAATGCTCTGAggggtactccctccgtccggtgaagagtgtacatctagaaattttaggacaaattatggatttgagtaaaaaatgcattggaaaggtgcaagccaccatctctctcctctttaattatccAACCCctaatgagctaagtgcatgtagaaattaagaagaccatgtgtagattgctattggtcttgattaccgtgtgatgagagaaAAGTATTTTTTTTtcctactttaaagtgcattggatAGATAGAAGTACATtttttgtggacaaattttgaagctagatgtacactcttcaccgaaGGAAGGAAATCGATTCAGAAGTGCGATTGGATCGGTTAAAAATGACGGATCACTGACCTAGCCAGTGTAGGTAGTCCGGCTTTAGATGCTCTTATTTGTATAGGACTGGTTCAGGCGTAGTTTGGTTTCAGATAGTCTTGCAATTGGCAGCCGGAAGTTGCAATGTACAAGCACACATGAATAGCATCCAAAACATGAAGGCATGCACGCTTAATTTACGAAACAACATGGTACTGTTATTCAAAGAGTTCATAACAATACTATTGGCAGACGCAGACATCACATCACTTGGCGCCGACTCTGTCCTGCTGCCGCGCGCAAAAACCAGCCAACAACTACAAGCACAACCATTACCAGCAGCAGCCATCAACTTCGGCACCGAACAATAATGCACACCTAATTACGTCCGGATAGCAACAGTGACAGACAGGGGCAATAATGGTGGCGTGGACGACAGCGACATCAAGTGGGGGCAGGGGGGTCACCgggggacgcggcggcggcggcggcagcagcccaCACGATGTCCTTGAGCGCCGGCCGGAGCTCGTCGCTGCAGAACGACCGGTACTCCATCGTGTCGCCGCCGTCCTTCTTGACGTCGACCACCAGCACTGACGGCGCCACGCTGAAGAACTCCGCCGCCACCCCGAGCCGCCCCTTGCGCCCGCGCTCGGCGCCCTCCAGCCGCACCCCGCGCGCCCCGCTCTTCGTCACGCGCATGGCCCCGCCGGTCGCCAGGCCCTCCAGCCGCGAGATCACGCCGCTCGCCGGCTCCCGCGTCGCGAACCGCATGACGCCGCCCCTCGTCCCGCGCCCCGTCGCCGGTTCCTGGTCGAACAGCGGCGACAGGTCGAAGCCCGCGGAGAGGGAGATCAGGTGGAAGGCGTTCAGCGCCTCCGGAGGCTCGTCCTTGTCCTCGCCGTTGCCGCGCGCGGCCGCTGATGGCACGGCCTCCAGGAGGGGGCTCGGAATGGGCGACGTCTTCTTGAACCACGGCGACTCGACGAGGCTGGCGATCGTGATGCGGCTGCTCGGGTTGGGGTCGAGCAGCCTGCCGATCAACTTCCGGGCGTCCTTGGAGACCCACGACGGGCAGAGGAAGCCGCCGCGCTGCATCTTGCGGTACATGGACATGAGGTTCTCGTCCTGGAATGGAAGTGCGCCGACGAGGAGCACGTAGAGGATGACACCGCAGGACCAGATGTCAGCCTTGGCGCCGTCGTAGCCGTTCCCGCCGAGCACCTCGGGGGCCACGTACGCCGGCGTGCCGCACGCGGTGTGGAGCAGCCCGTCGGGGCGTGCGTGGCCGGCGAGCGCGCTGAGCCCGAAATCGGCGACCTTGAGGTTACCGGCCTCGTCGAGGAGCAGGTTCTCGGGCTTGAGGTCGCGGTGGTACACGCCCCGGCCGTGGCAGAAGTCGACCGCGGAGATGAGCTGGCGGAAGTACCGCCGCGCGACGTCCTCCCGGAGGCGGCCGGCGCGGGAGATCCGGGCGAAGAGCTCGCCGCCGCGGACGAGCTCGAGGGCCAGGTAGATCTTGGTGCGCGTGGCAAGCACCTCGTGCAGCTCCACGATGTTGGGGTGGGACACCATCTTCATCACCGCGATCTCCCGCTTGATCTGCTCCACCATCCCGGCGCGCTCCACCTTGTCCTTGGCCACCACCTTGACCGCCACCCCGCGGCCCGTGCGCAGGTCCCGCGCCGCGTGCACCCGGCCGAAGTTGCCGTGCCCCAGCACGCGCCCCAGCTCGTACCTCCCCTGCAGCACGTTCGTCTTCCCCTCCGCCGCGTCCTCCAttgccgcccccctcctcctccccgcgGGCCCGGACCCCGAGCCCCGCACTGAACCGGCCGGCGAGTGCCGACGCACGATCTACCCGTCCTCGACGTGCTTGCGGTGGCAGTTGCGGCCGCCGCGCAGGCTATGCTTGCCGGCGAGGTCAGTGCGCGTGCTCCTCCACATTGCTCCGCATTCCCAAAGGCGGCGAGGAGAAGATGGGATGATGGTGCACGAAAACCTCACGTCGACGGCGTTGGTTACCGGCGGTGTGAGACACGAAAAGGCTTTTCGGTGGAGCAGGAGATGGAGGCCGCCGCGGGATAAATATCGCGGCGCTTGCGGATCTGGGAAGCGCATCGGGCCGTTGGATGGGATCGGACGGCGGGGATCGGGAGGTACCTGGATGGCTGTGACGCAACCAACGGCATCGGGAAGGAGCAGGACGCGAGAGTGATGGGCGCGGACGGAAACCGTATGCGGTGAAGGGGAAACGGGCGACGGTTTTCGTGGACGGTATTGGGTTGGGTTGGGATGACGACGAGGGCCATgcgcggggcccactggtcagggcGGTGGTCGGCGTGGTGGATGTGGTGGTCCGGCATGGGCGCGGGCCGGAGTTATTGCTGGGCCATGACGTGATCCATCGTTAGCGGATCGACCTCGTGGCTCTTTTTTGTCGTTTGAAATTAAACTCTAtcttctctctcaaaaaaaaaactatacGCGGGGCAACTAACCGCGATTGCTATGCATCGCCGCTGCAATCCCGGGTTCGGCTCAGCTGTAGGGCTCCCTGCAGGAAATATTGTGCAGGGCCAATAAGAGACTGCACTTGTCCATGTGGGCCAACTCTTACGATTAAGATAGATTTAATTTGATACGAGAAGAGCGCGGAGGTGGTGCTGCGAGCATAGAGGAGCCCGGCGACTTGCGGCCCGCTAGAACACCGACGTGAACGGCATGTCCCTCCCCGTGGCCGAGCAGGGCCCTGCCGCCGTTCGGGCGGTGCTTGTCCTCCACGGCTTCCCGGAGCTTTGGCGCCACCAGATGGCCGCACTCGTCGCGCCCTCGTCTTCGACCTCCGCGGCTTCGGCGCCGGTCCCTCCTTTGACTAGGCGCCTACTTTGGACGATGTTGAGAGGTGGTGATGCGTGAGATGTGGTGGTGCAGGTGCGGCCACCCATGAGAAGTCAAGTGCAGCCATTGTCGGTGCCATTGTGCTCGCGGCTGTCAGAGCTACCTGTAGTAGTGACACAAGTAGCGCCGTTGCCGCTAGCTGTGCACGGCTGCACGCTGTGGTTGCGTAAGACGTCCTAGCCGGGATGAAGGTCCACACAGGTCTCTCCTTCACAGAGGATGTCGTCAAGCGATGGTGATATGCGGGATGTGGTGGTGCAGTTTGCCGCCATTCATGCCGAGTTTGATGCAGCCACTATCAACATCCTAGCGTGCATCGGTTGGAGTCATCTCCCGCATTGACGTGAGAACCATGCTGGCTTGCTGCAGTGGTACATCATTCTCCATGTCGTCGACGTTGAAAGGCTCATTCAACTAACTAACCCTCTCGAATAACCATCGAAACTCCTTGCTCGGCACGTTCGATTCGATTTATTGTTTGAACTCTCGGTCACGAAACTCAGTTCACTTTAACTATAAAACAAGAACGTATGCTCCTGCCAAAAAGAAGAAGGTATGCTAAAATTAAATCAGAAGACACGGGCGATGGCATGCCACCCCTGGTATCGCTTGATGCAGACACACACCGGTAGAGGGGAGGCGGAGGTGGTCGAGGAGCATGACAACGTAGGCGGTGGGATCGGCTAGGACATCGGAGTCGCCGAAGCCACGGAGGTCGGGGACGagggcgcggcgagcgcggccatcTTGTGGCGCCAGTACAGACAAAGCTCTGggaagccatggaggaggagcACCGCCTGGACGACATTGGGGCCCTGGCGTCATGCTCGGCCACGAGGAGGAAACGCCATTCCGTATGCGCCCCAGAACGCCGCACGGCGCCGGAGTCCTCCATGCTCGCAGTACCGCCCCCGCCCTCTTCTCGTATCAAATTAAATCTACCTTAATCGGAGGAGTTGGCCCACATGGACAAGTGGCGGTCTCTTATTGGCCCTGCACAATATTTCCTGCAGGGAGCCCTGCAGCTGAGCCGAACCCTGCAATCCCTATCGCTAAGATTGCCCAGACGATCTCCCGCTACAGCGCTATACTGGCCAGATCCATTTAGTTGCACTAGCATTCTGGGGCATGAACCAGCTGCTGATTTTGTGAAGCTTCTTGGGCGGTTTTGACCTTCAACGAGGTCCGGTATTTCTTTCTACTTACTGGTTTTTTGtactttatttatttgtttttttctgttttctttttctttgaattTCTAAAAATGCctaatatttttaaaaaatattctcCTTTTGAATTTTGtttgcattttcaaaaaatgtttgggaaatttcaaaaaaattctcattttTAATATAATTTAAATAATATCAAAagaagtttctgtttttaaaaAATTCCATATTTAAAAATGTTCGCATTACAAAAAAATGTTCAGAGAATTTCATATAATGTTCACCTTTTTAAAATTTTGTAATTGGAATTTAAGTAAATGTCCCTCTTTTCAAAACTTGTTGACTCACTCAAAAAATGTCcacattttaaaaaattgttcatgattccAAATTTTGCTCACAAATTCATTAAAAAAAATCTTGGTTCAAAAATTGTTTGCCTTTTCCAAAAATATTTGGGACTTACTAAATCTAACGGAATCACGATGTAGTGGTGGGGAATCCACCACATATGCAAAACGTTCAGATTGGTGCAGCTTTTTGACTATAAACAAACTAATCATTTTCACAGTACAATTCACATGATAATACAACCTGATGTATGGAGCCCTCTGCATGCAATGCAGATTTATGTGTGTGCAAAGGGTAGGCTGACATTCCAAGTATATTAAGTCTCTCTCCATTGAAAAGTACCTACAAAACATAGCAAATCTTTTGAAGATTAATATATTTTAAACCAAAAATTCGTTTTTCAATTTTTACTTATATTTGAATTCAGGGCGATGATGCCTTTTAAAACAAGACTGGTCTTGGATATATTTTGAATAGTTTCAAATATATAGTTTCCATACTTCATTTCAAAATTGATTTACCTCAGGCAAAAACAGTTTTCACTCCTTCCGAAattgatttcactcatttcaaaattgatttcactcatttcaaaattgatttcactcatttcaaaactATTTTCACTCAATTCGAAAAATAGTTTCACTCGTTTCATAAATAGATTTCACTCATTAAAAAAAGGTTTGAAACAATCAGTTTCACATGTTTTAAATAACTAATTTCAAAATTTGATAAGTTCCACATAATTCACGGTGAAATATGTGTCGCCTGTATCAAAAACAAATTCCACTCATTTAAAAAAATTGGTTTCACACAATTGAAAGACCTTATTTCACTTACTTTAGAAAAGTAGTTTAACTTATTTTATATAACTACAAGTTAAAATAacaatttcactcatttcaaaaatagattcactcattttaattTGTTCTTTGTAATAATCAGCTTCAAAATTTTAAAATAACCTGTTTCGCATTTTTGAAATAGCAAATTACACGTATTTCTCACTGAAATATGTTTTAGGAAATAGACTATTTCAAACTATTTCACTTATTTAACctaatacaaaaaatatatttcaGAAAAACTGGTTTCACTTatttcaaaaattgaaatttaagCATGTTTGAATTTATTCAAGATTGATCTTGTTCTAAAGGTCTTGATTCTATGAGTTCAGATATATAAAAACATTAAAAACAAAATTATGGATTAAAGATATGGTGGATTTAAATTAGAATAGGTTGAATGAAAGGATGGATTTGTTGTGTGGGAGAGGAGAGAAAATGGGTTTCTCTTATTTCTTCCATCCATAAATGTGGAggggagagatagagatagagcACATGTGTGGGGGCCATCCAGATTTGACGTAATCTCCTATATGAAAAGTGGGCTGAAGAATACAAAAGCTATATAAATGAAATGGGCATACAACACACTAATTGCGAAGCAACTATGCGGTAGATGCTGCGCAGCTAGGTAGCGCTTCCGTAAGAAAGCTCTTTGCGCACAACCAACGAAATCGGGAAAGAGCAGGATGCAAGAGTGATAGGCGCGGACGGAAAACATATGTGGAA
This window of the Triticum aestivum cultivar Chinese Spring chromosome 5D, IWGSC CS RefSeq v2.1, whole genome shotgun sequence genome carries:
- the LOC123121630 gene encoding putative CBL-interacting protein kinase 27 — translated: MEDAAEGKTNVLQGRYELGRVLGHGNFGRVHAARDLRTGRGVAVKVVAKDKVERAGMVEQIKREIAVMKMVSHPNIVELHEVLATRTKIYLALELVRGGELFARISRAGRLREDVARRYFRQLISAVDFCHGRGVYHRDLKPENLLLDEAGNLKVADFGLSALAGHARPDGLLHTACGTPAYVAPEVLGGNGYDGAKADIWSCGVILYVLLVGALPFQDENLMSMYRKMQRGGFLCPSWVSKDARKLIGRLLDPNPSSRITIASLVESPWFKKTSPIPSPLLEAVPSAAARGNGEDKDEPPEALNAFHLISLSAGFDLSPLFDQEPATGRGTRGGVMRFATREPASGVISRLEGLATGGAMRVTKSGARGVRLEGAERGRKGRLGVAAEFFSVAPSVLVVDVKKDGGDTMEYRSFCSDELRPALKDIVWAAAAAAAASPGDPPAPT